A DNA window from Hordeum vulgare subsp. vulgare chromosome 1H, MorexV3_pseudomolecules_assembly, whole genome shotgun sequence contains the following coding sequences:
- the LOC123411171 gene encoding serine carboxypeptidase-like 34 — MEVSTLPCLLLLSAALALCCAAAARPESATANLDAATMAAQELDRVGSLPGAPIHSYAFKHYSGYVTNDEHLGKALFYWFFEAMEKPDEKPLVLWLNGGPGCSSVGFGQAQELGPFLVKKDVPELELNPYAWNHAANLLFLDSPAGVGFSYTNTSFEIDPPGDNSTAHGSYAFLVRWFQRFPQHKMKEFYIAGESYAGHYIPQLANVIVEENKKASKENYINFKGILIGNAYMDGDTDLQGIVDSAWHHAIISDTLYSAFLKSCDFSMEILSPECDAALDEFSVLYKLIDIYSLYTPYCDLGYPALNASSSLKIGQTNGRFDLLKIPMGFDPCTQTYATEYLNREDVQRALHANTTGVSYPYVLCRNSINAVWKDSDMTVVPIVKKLAEEGLRIWIFSGDTDGRIPTTSTRYTLKKLGLPIKEDWSPWFTHKQVGGWSVVYDGLTFVTVRGAGHMVPTSLPEQALQLFKHFLANQNLPSKPF, encoded by the exons ATGGAGGTTTCCACCTTACCCTGCTTGCTACTTCTGTCTGCTGCACTGGCACTCTGTTGTGCAGCTGCAGCACGGCCTGAAAGTGCAACAGCAAACCTTGACGCCGCCACAATGGCCGCGCAAGAGCTTGACCGTGTCGGGTCACTGCCTGGGGCGCCGATCCACTCATATGCTTTCAAGCACTACTCTGGGTACGTCACGAACGACGAGCACCTCGGCAAGGCACTGTTCTACTGGTTCTTTGAGGCTATGGAGAAACCTGACGAGAAGCCACTGGTCCTGTGGTTAAATGGAG GACCTGGTTGTTCTTCCGTTGGGTTTGGGCAGGCGCAGGAGCTCGGGCCATTTCTTGTGAAGAAAGACGTGCCTGAGCTTGAGCTCAATCCGTATGCCTGGAACCATG CTGCCAACTTGCTGTTCCTCGACTCTCCAGCGGGCGTTGGATTTTCATACACGAACACGTCTTTTGAAATAGATCCACCGGGAGACAATTCCACTG CACACGGTTCATACGCTTTCCTCGTCAGGTGGTTTCAGAGGTTCCCCCAGCACAAAATGAAAGAGTTCTACATAGCCGGAGAGAGCTATGCAG GACACTACATTCCGCAGTTAGCGAATGTCATcgtggaggagaacaagaaggccTCCAAAGAAAACTACATAAACTTCAAAGGCATTCTG ATCGGGAATGCGTACATGGACGGCGACACAGACTTGCAGGGGATCGTCGACTCCGCGTGGCACCACGCCATCATCTCCGACACGCTCTACAGCGCCTTCCTCAAGTCCTGCGACTTCAGCATGGAGATCCTGTCTCCGGAGTGCGACGCGGCACTGGATGAGTTCAGTGTTCTCTACAAACTCATAGACATCTACAGCCTCTACACACCCTACTGCGACCTTGGGTACCCAGCTTTGAACGCGTCGTCCTCGCTCAAGATCGGACAGACCAACGGCCGT TTTGATCTCCTCAAGATCCCGATGGGCTTCGATCCATGCACGCAAACGTACGCCACCGAGTATCTGAACCGTGAGGACGTGCAGAGAGCTCTGCATGCCAACACCACGGGAGTGTCGTACCCCTACGTTCTTTGCCG CAATAGCATCAACGCTGTGTGGAAGGATTCCGACATGACGGTCGTTCCCATCGTCAAGAAGCTCGCGGAGGAAGGGCTTCGCATATGGATTTTCAGCGGCGACACGGACGGAAGGATCCCTACGACGTCGACGAGGTACACGCTGAAGAAGCTCGGCCTGCCCATCAAGGAGGACTGGTCGCCATGGTTCACGCACAAGCAG GTTGGTGGATGGAGTGTGGTGTATGATGGCCTGACATTTGTCACGGTGAGAGGAGCCGGCCACATGGTGCCAACCTCGCTGCCCGAGCAGGCGCTCCAGCTATTCAAGCACTTCCTAGCCAATCAGAACCTCCCCTCCAAGCCCTTCTAG